A DNA window from Halococcus saccharolyticus DSM 5350 contains the following coding sequences:
- a CDS encoding CopG family ribbon-helix-helix protein, giving the protein MRTSLNIPQEVLDSFDEAWKAEGLESRSRAAREAIQEYTERHTQLEEIEGEVTAAVAFDYEHTLVIGDLHTLQHEFEDIIGSTHHQHHGEWCLETVFCNGTALRVRELVYQLRDFDAVGRVNVMFLQQTEHANCSN; this is encoded by the coding sequence ATGCGTACGAGTTTGAACATCCCTCAGGAAGTCCTCGATTCATTCGATGAGGCATGGAAAGCGGAAGGACTCGAATCACGCTCACGAGCCGCCCGGGAAGCGATACAAGAATACACCGAACGCCACACCCAACTGGAGGAAATCGAGGGAGAGGTCACCGCAGCAGTTGCCTTCGACTACGAGCACACACTCGTGATCGGCGATCTCCACACTCTCCAGCACGAGTTCGAGGACATCATCGGGTCGACTCACCATCAACATCATGGCGAGTGGTGTCTTGAAACGGTGTTCTGTAATGGAACTGCGCTTCGGGTTCGAGAACTCGTCTACCAGTTGCGCGATTTCGACGCGGTTGGACGAGTGAATGTGATGTTCCTTCAGCAAACAGAGCACGCAAACTGTAGTAACTAA
- a CDS encoding DUF3267 domain-containing protein — protein sequence MVDLLEVPAGYDYHAPKIDVPPRVFWLNRLFRLTLALLFAALAWFAHGTPNLQRVAIAIITLQDANPALYILIVCSSLGIYPVHEALHGLGGYLYGLNVRFGWDWYSLSPFVTTYGRPQTRFETVFVTIMPFLSLTLVLVPAVVAFSGLAAAVFLPALLINTLGSSSDFNTVWKMAHLPAGSLLENDRDERTAYYVPS from the coding sequence ATGGTTGACCTGCTCGAAGTACCGGCGGGCTACGACTACCACGCGCCGAAGATCGACGTACCACCGCGTGTGTTCTGGCTCAACCGGTTATTCCGGCTCACGCTGGCGCTGTTGTTCGCCGCGCTCGCGTGGTTCGCTCACGGAACGCCGAATCTCCAGCGGGTTGCGATTGCGATCATCACGCTACAGGACGCTAACCCGGCGCTCTACATCTTGATCGTCTGTTCGTCGCTCGGGATTTACCCGGTCCACGAGGCTCTCCACGGCCTCGGTGGGTATCTCTACGGCCTGAACGTCCGCTTTGGCTGGGACTGGTACTCGCTCTCGCCGTTCGTCACAACCTACGGGCGACCACAGACCCGATTTGAAACGGTGTTCGTCACGATCATGCCGTTTCTCTCGCTGACGTTGGTTCTGGTTCCGGCGGTCGTAGCGTTCTCCGGGCTTGCAGCGGCGGTATTTCTCCCAGCGTTGCTCATCAACACGCTCGGCTCGTCGAGCGACTTCAATACGGTCTGGAAAATGGCACACCTCCCGGCGGGCTCGCTGCTCGAAAACGATCGCGACGAGCGCACTGCCTACTACGTCCCATCGTAA
- a CDS encoding GlcG/HbpS family heme-binding protein encodes MVSTIGLDLAKELADTAETRANEIDNPMVIAIANAEGTLIVNRRMDRAWLGSIDIARNKAYTAACYEMATDELGKAAQPGEPLYGIQNTNDDRMVIFGGGYPLHSEGELVGAVGVSGGAVEQDMDVAMSVVETFEELD; translated from the coding sequence ATGGTAAGCACGATCGGACTTGATCTGGCGAAGGAACTGGCCGACACAGCCGAGACGCGTGCGAACGAGATCGACAACCCCATGGTAATCGCTATCGCGAATGCAGAGGGCACCCTCATCGTCAATCGCCGGATGGACCGTGCTTGGCTTGGATCGATCGACATCGCCCGGAACAAAGCCTACACGGCAGCTTGTTACGAAATGGCAACTGACGAACTCGGTAAAGCGGCTCAGCCTGGTGAACCGTTATACGGGATCCAGAACACCAACGATGACCGGATGGTGATCTTCGGCGGTGGCTACCCGCTTCACTCCGAGGGCGAACTCGTCGGTGCAGTTGGCGTCAGCGGTGGTGCGGTTGAGCAGGACATGGATGTCGCCATGAGCGTTGTCGAGACGTTCGAAGAACTCGATTGA
- a CDS encoding flavin-containing monooxygenase produces the protein MIERHDTVVIGGGQAGLVTGYYLQQHDEDFVILDAGDRVGDPWRARWDSLRVFTPARYSRLPGMTYLGSPHAFPTKDEVADYLETYAERFDLPVELGVRVDGLERSSDGFLVSAGDRQFEADNVVVAMASYQVPKVPEFASELSDDVVQLHTRDYRNPDQLQDGPVLVVGAGNSGAEIALDVATGHETWLSGRDVGHVPFDVDSWFGRHLGIPFVMRVLFHRVLTTGTPIGRRKRSQMLSQGIQLVRVKPRDLAAAGVERVPRTTGVRDGRPVVGDDDVLDVANVIWCTGFRPNFSWIELPIFDGKGQPKEPVHVRGVVPDQPGLYFVGLFFLYAATSGLFTGVGRDAEYVVDHLTSKGRHHQPRPSYTGSTDGLAQQS, from the coding sequence ATGATCGAACGACACGACACCGTCGTCATCGGTGGCGGTCAGGCCGGACTGGTGACCGGGTACTACTTACAGCAACACGACGAGGACTTCGTCATCCTCGACGCGGGCGACCGCGTCGGCGACCCGTGGCGGGCCCGCTGGGACTCGCTCCGGGTGTTCACGCCAGCCCGCTACTCGCGCCTGCCGGGGATGACCTACCTGGGCTCACCGCACGCCTTCCCCACGAAGGACGAGGTGGCCGACTACCTCGAGACCTACGCCGAGCGGTTCGACCTGCCCGTCGAACTCGGCGTGCGCGTAGACGGGCTGGAACGGAGCAGCGATGGCTTTCTCGTGAGCGCCGGCGACAGGCAATTCGAGGCAGACAACGTCGTCGTGGCGATGGCGAGCTATCAGGTCCCGAAGGTCCCGGAGTTCGCGTCGGAGCTTTCCGACGATGTCGTCCAGTTGCACACGCGCGACTACCGCAACCCCGATCAACTCCAGGACGGGCCCGTACTCGTCGTCGGGGCGGGTAACTCCGGAGCTGAGATTGCCCTCGATGTTGCCACCGGACACGAAACGTGGCTGTCGGGCCGGGACGTCGGCCACGTGCCGTTCGACGTCGACTCGTGGTTCGGCCGTCACCTGGGGATCCCGTTCGTCATGCGGGTGCTCTTTCATAGGGTCCTCACGACGGGGACGCCCATCGGGCGGCGAAAGCGCTCACAGATGCTGTCCCAGGGCATCCAGCTAGTCCGGGTCAAACCACGTGACTTAGCCGCTGCTGGCGTCGAGCGGGTACCTCGCACGACCGGCGTTCGGGACGGTCGCCCAGTCGTGGGGGATGACGACGTCCTCGACGTCGCGAACGTCATCTGGTGCACTGGTTTCCGGCCGAACTTCTCGTGGATAGAACTCCCGATCTTCGACGGGAAGGGACAGCCCAAAGAGCCCGTCCACGTACGCGGCGTCGTCCCCGACCAGCCGGGCCTCTACTTTGTCGGCCTGTTCTTCCTGTACGCGGCGACATCGGGGCTTTTCACCGGCGTCGGCAGGGATGCGGAGTACGTCGTCGACCACCTGACGTCAAAGGGGCGCCACCACCAGCCGCGTCCGAGCTACACCGGATCAACGGACGGGCTTGCACAGCAGTCGTAG
- a CDS encoding VirB4 family type IV secretion system protein — protein sequence MSADQGENTVLETVIPQDKTGGINRIFMGLSLSEIILIIGPTFLFFYTTTSILGIPLNQFVAIGTGAIALTLYLVVKITPWYSTPLEVLSRTYSYARERTRMPLVAEDAEEVPGVADVHPEHQAVELVDGTLIGVVSVSPVNSSQWSDDQWLAQVGQLATSINSTIARDGGTGFDVKIRVSQTIPSAGEQVEGLKEAARNGYPTEDGGTPEYARKYAEEQVEATVDQLADRGIMDREIHLITSVKPHEANTSESIIDKFSNFSIVKASENQRSSQAALLDNRVNTVENAVQAFTVARRLDADELVQLFRSHWLDPDTDDRFEYSTMTTEGGVSNPAVDVDAATHEEHVGQSAEDESESEGEQADAESDESAPTPEAATDGGTATAEGESEPATDTDAPDGDDSDEDQGRIASAREWVSSTVTSLRGHTSESTRDQLVYSPSYVEPGTQHVELNDQYTSTLWITGWPKHPETGLLEDILSVPEIRYDLSIYLKSTDYHNKLDSLASERQLITGAAVVKKEGGDADVEDATSLAADKQVLREQMQENDLECFEVGMAITIRAGSKSAMQDARRRIISRCSASNISTTTAHGRQLAGLRSTSPTIQDDLEEESRVDTRFDMTSDGVACLFPFGGYTPRETEGTTYGIAKTGQRNTGDPLGMMQVDRLRRTAPHRFWVGRSGSGKSFDMKNHIIEELLRNPDQNTVIVDIARGFDGPVEAFNGPKILVGETTINPFEIRPPEDARGTQESLDDKVRLITDMFQIYLMHNAPEEQAQAIRSTINMTVRQTFKQAGPEDDEEGITNDPETHSKQSPTMHDYFETLAKIEDEPEEYTFMETESEKDSLKRDIGVLLNRLKEFQPGGTYDYLCGESEVNLYDRVVYFDMNKFENDSTAAKGMMMALITSHAYELAKQTRGHVDLVVDEAHDLFRDAAQADQIESMVRAGRNTGLMFDFISQAGEDFDAGAAKVIAKQCAIAIWRDLGEMDVETPMEFGLSQEQAALVSGGLATGDNDAMEYSEALVDVEGDRYLIERRVSDYAARLVDYRESEHGEFDAYMEGISLEEQQAQESNSGTQSIEDDDESDVRDDDGGLVEQPNVLGSGIAANGGESDVDESTTPEQGEADSSHESDKSAAQSESSPDESDGDDTDDTPSEDAASDDENAPESSEDDRETETDDEEQNTAEDDESEPESEGQEEAPIPDGSGESDGEGETDDSSTEDD from the coding sequence ATGAGCGCAGATCAAGGCGAGAATACGGTACTCGAAACGGTGATTCCACAGGACAAGACCGGCGGGATCAATCGCATCTTCATGGGACTCTCGCTCAGTGAGATCATTCTCATTATCGGCCCGACGTTCCTGTTTTTCTATACTACGACCTCGATTCTCGGCATTCCACTCAATCAGTTTGTCGCGATCGGGACCGGAGCGATCGCGCTCACACTTTACTTAGTCGTGAAGATCACACCCTGGTATTCGACGCCGCTGGAAGTCCTCTCGCGGACCTACTCATACGCTCGCGAGCGGACGCGAATGCCCCTCGTCGCCGAGGACGCCGAGGAGGTGCCCGGTGTCGCCGACGTTCACCCCGAGCATCAGGCGGTCGAGCTCGTCGACGGGACACTCATCGGCGTGGTCAGCGTGTCGCCGGTCAATTCCTCGCAATGGAGTGACGACCAGTGGCTCGCCCAGGTCGGCCAACTCGCGACCAGCATCAACAGCACGATCGCTCGCGACGGCGGAACCGGGTTCGACGTCAAGATCCGCGTCTCACAGACCATCCCCAGCGCCGGGGAGCAGGTCGAGGGACTCAAAGAAGCCGCTCGGAACGGCTACCCCACCGAGGACGGTGGCACGCCCGAGTACGCCCGCAAGTACGCCGAGGAGCAAGTCGAGGCGACAGTCGATCAACTCGCCGATCGGGGGATCATGGACCGCGAGATCCACCTCATTACGTCGGTCAAGCCCCATGAGGCCAACACCTCCGAGTCGATCATCGACAAGTTCTCGAATTTCTCGATCGTGAAAGCCAGCGAGAACCAGCGTTCCTCGCAGGCCGCCCTACTCGACAACCGGGTGAACACCGTCGAGAACGCGGTACAGGCGTTCACGGTCGCTCGCCGTCTCGACGCCGACGAGCTCGTGCAACTATTCCGAAGTCACTGGCTCGATCCCGATACCGACGATCGGTTCGAGTATTCGACCATGACCACCGAGGGCGGTGTGAGCAATCCCGCCGTCGACGTCGACGCCGCAACCCACGAGGAACACGTCGGTCAGAGCGCCGAGGACGAGAGCGAGAGTGAAGGCGAACAGGCCGACGCTGAGAGCGACGAGAGCGCGCCCACACCGGAAGCCGCGACCGACGGGGGAACTGCAACAGCAGAGGGCGAAAGCGAGCCAGCGACCGATACTGACGCCCCTGACGGCGACGACAGCGACGAGGACCAAGGTCGGATCGCCAGCGCTCGCGAGTGGGTGAGTTCGACTGTCACCTCGCTTCGCGGTCACACGTCGGAGAGCACCCGCGATCAACTGGTTTACTCGCCCTCATACGTCGAGCCGGGAACCCAGCACGTCGAGTTGAACGATCAATACACGTCGACACTCTGGATTACCGGGTGGCCGAAGCACCCTGAGACGGGCTTGCTTGAGGATATACTGTCGGTGCCTGAGATTCGCTACGATCTCTCGATCTACCTCAAATCCACCGACTATCACAACAAGCTCGACTCGCTCGCCAGCGAGCGCCAGCTCATTACCGGTGCGGCAGTCGTGAAAAAGGAAGGCGGAGACGCCGACGTAGAGGATGCGACGTCGCTCGCAGCGGACAAGCAGGTGCTTCGCGAGCAGATGCAAGAGAACGACCTCGAGTGTTTCGAGGTGGGTATGGCGATCACCATTCGTGCCGGGTCGAAGTCCGCCATGCAGGATGCACGACGACGGATTATCAGTCGGTGTTCGGCGTCGAATATCTCGACGACCACGGCTCACGGACGCCAGTTGGCCGGGTTGCGGAGTACCAGTCCCACGATTCAGGACGATCTAGAGGAGGAGAGCCGAGTCGACACCCGATTCGACATGACGAGCGACGGCGTGGCCTGTCTGTTCCCGTTCGGTGGATACACGCCGAGAGAAACGGAGGGAACGACCTACGGAATCGCGAAAACCGGTCAGCGAAACACCGGCGATCCACTCGGCATGATGCAAGTTGACCGGCTTCGCCGTACCGCGCCACACCGGTTTTGGGTCGGTCGATCGGGGAGCGGTAAGTCGTTCGATATGAAGAATCACATCATCGAAGAGCTGCTGCGCAACCCCGATCAGAACACCGTGATCGTGGATATTGCTCGCGGGTTCGACGGGCCGGTAGAGGCGTTCAACGGGCCGAAAATTCTCGTCGGCGAAACCACGATCAACCCCTTCGAGATCCGCCCACCCGAGGACGCTCGTGGAACCCAGGAATCGCTCGATGATAAGGTGCGTCTCATCACCGATATGTTCCAAATCTATCTCATGCACAACGCGCCCGAGGAACAGGCACAGGCGATCCGCTCTACTATCAATATGACCGTCCGGCAGACGTTCAAGCAGGCCGGACCCGAGGACGACGAGGAAGGGATCACGAACGATCCCGAGACGCACAGCAAGCAGTCGCCGACGATGCACGATTACTTCGAGACGCTCGCGAAGATCGAGGACGAGCCGGAGGAATACACCTTCATGGAAACCGAGTCGGAGAAAGATTCACTCAAACGGGACATTGGCGTGCTGCTAAACCGGCTCAAGGAGTTCCAGCCCGGCGGAACCTACGATTATCTGTGTGGTGAGTCGGAGGTCAATCTGTACGATCGAGTCGTCTACTTCGATATGAACAAGTTTGAGAACGACTCGACGGCGGCGAAGGGCATGATGATGGCCCTGATTACGAGTCACGCTTACGAGCTCGCCAAGCAGACGCGGGGCCACGTTGATCTCGTCGTCGACGAGGCGCACGACCTCTTTCGGGACGCCGCCCAAGCCGATCAGATCGAGAGCATGGTCCGGGCGGGTCGGAACACCGGGCTCATGTTCGATTTCATCTCGCAGGCAGGAGAGGACTTTGACGCCGGAGCAGCGAAGGTGATCGCCAAGCAGTGTGCGATCGCGATTTGGCGCGACCTCGGCGAGATGGACGTCGAGACGCCGATGGAGTTCGGACTCAGCCAAGAGCAGGCCGCACTCGTCTCAGGGGGCCTCGCGACCGGCGACAACGACGCGATGGAGTATTCGGAGGCACTCGTCGACGTCGAGGGCGACCGCTATCTCATCGAGCGGCGCGTGAGCGATTACGCCGCCCGACTCGTGGATTATCGTGAGTCCGAGCACGGGGAGTTCGACGCCTACATGGAGGGTATATCGCTTGAGGAGCAGCAAGCCCAGGAATCCAATTCCGGCACCCAGTCGATCGAGGATGACGACGAGAGCGACGTTCGCGACGACGACGGCGGTCTTGTAGAACAGCCGAACGTGCTCGGGTCAGGGATCGCGGCGAACGGCGGTGAGTCCGACGTCGACGAGAGCACCACACCCGAACAGGGCGAGGCTGACAGTAGCCACGAGAGCGACAAGAGCGCCGCGCAGAGCGAGAGCAGTCCCGACGAGTCCGATGGGGACGATACCGACGACACGCCCAGCGAGGACGCTGCCAGCGACGACGAGAACGCTCCCGAGAGTAGTGAGGACGACAGGGAGACAGAGACGGACGACGAGGAGCAGAACACCGCAGAGGACGACGAGAGCGAGCCAGAGAGCGAGGGTCAAGAGGAAGCCCCGATCCCCGATGGCAGCGGTGAGAGCGACGGAGAGGGTGAAACCGACGATAGCAGCACGGAGGACGACTAA
- a CDS encoding DUF6653 family protein: METTSQTVLNEYFWKRHANPKSGWSRTVTLPLLIYAIIGRRWKLLLAVIVFTIINPLLFPVPDNTDAWMTKVVLAERYWRSHETDIGLLNILNLANVPITLYAIYAAYRRNIGGATVATSLSMTLKFAFVAALVRRFEDDLSEFD, encoded by the coding sequence ATGGAAACCACCTCTCAGACGGTACTTAATGAATACTTCTGGAAGCGCCACGCTAATCCAAAAAGTGGGTGGTCACGAACGGTGACTCTCCCTCTATTGATTTACGCCATCATCGGTCGTCGATGGAAGCTTCTCCTCGCAGTAATTGTTTTCACAATCATCAATCCACTATTGTTTCCTGTACCTGACAATACGGATGCTTGGATGACGAAAGTCGTCCTCGCTGAACGCTACTGGCGGAGCCACGAGACCGACATTGGCTTACTCAACATACTCAATCTCGCAAATGTGCCGATAACGTTGTACGCTATCTATGCAGCCTATCGACGGAATATCGGTGGGGCGACTGTCGCAACATCTCTTTCAATGACACTTAAGTTCGCGTTCGTCGCGGCTTTGGTTCGACGTTTCGAAGACGATCTCTCCGAATTTGATTAG
- a CDS encoding type IV secretion system DNA-binding domain-containing protein — protein MTFARAATLSESTAEQFQGQAEGFDSPIYKLQPYHGENGVEQAVNLLEGLFHYQTKFGVINNSETHAFEMWFDGERTTYHYIPEDVATGENFHEQITEDYPHTNVRQSFESVPDGMFQADHALAGARFNLMRDPTYPIKSIENGGFGTRSRGNTRDPYKDLIGPFTRDDDSRIMFQLVFYPVKRGWLRRKQVNRRAEALRGEHAELLHSRDATKQEKEAARVIEEQKNRDIFGVEMRMLVSAPTEDRATNRLESLTSQIESRYRTNLNQRFYASPASSYLPGWNGRAVRDLAKSVVTRDLDRKSSIECTPEELAGLAHLPSDDVQNQHIDWTNTRAGDPVPIGTPRFDWEGENLNPIELTPHEKQDVLLSSSYQDSPYWLGRGARKATEAGIHPEQLKLHMFVGGSTGFGKTTLLKNLFTQMIRRDYGALFYDPKADDARDFVSMVPEDRRDDLVYIEIGGNREQTVGFNFLEIPGNPEPESAQFAESVEAMADDIEALVSQAGGSDEYWGPRMSRVVRNMARGMAKSGRNLTLLDMYYALIDERGRQEYAEHLSDERIEWIVDYASRQLADMDDSDIEPLIGRLQQWVESDLMRSIVSHPESTFSVEEAVAEGKIIVVRDMTSTGGTAGTLIATALIRRVWSAVQKLQDDEEREDPPMFYSILDEFDKIVSGQSSIAEILSLARAYNLSIIPACQDLTNQLRGEEGIQDAILGQCQTFANFNPQRHKEAQTIVTRHSDEVSASDLTNLPQYQFYMRNRDDNGEFTYSYKVNGFPPIDEVLDEQSASEEEVDAMIERSLEQYATERMTSQEIRDSSEFRSGGDADPEAIAAGLDSGKDEDTRQRDELFAAVERAQVRNDMIGEFVHHEKVREAWATIAEGNLGYLSETANQIEEADDEYLEQQRQNNEVHARLTPEGREVAGLVQNTGSSGSGGGLDHRWVLSQSKLAYERMGYVVSLPTQDEEGELPDGVAIMPVDPTEAETVGEMHDLENQLKTEFGEVYEYSEGRDVSIEAETSTITKPMQTMTNLRKAMDAKMKCVFTTKDGSYDEDSEAAEEIDHASLFEYWARRGERIMYDDDLDNLIFAREQDDDDNRWFYNKSKQFTIEEDPDLVALRPANESGSNETVWRDDGDEIVLADDLGEIHARFSGPKDIADPPREDFPAYYEYDKEEEGNFHVQLGGESKVYQTKDELQAEWTPVKEPFVPGVEFTDEHGEPNTPTEDDFEFVIFPDANNDEYDEPMIYEQGEVTRPLLPKEMNMPSSVVERDPDEVDTESEGESEGAGDVESEESPAAKDSNDGTTDTTAEAEATASEGSPPGDSTTSEAEEGEKEGGDSEYVSEGVKAEDGEDVEDASDATEGGDGEDGGNAEDGTLDEESASGDEEQTTSEDESTNQQDEEEGNEKEQQNQSDQLPRL, from the coding sequence ATGACGTTCGCCCGAGCAGCAACGCTTTCAGAAAGCACCGCAGAGCAGTTTCAGGGTCAAGCAGAGGGCTTTGACTCGCCGATCTACAAGCTCCAACCCTACCACGGTGAGAACGGCGTCGAGCAGGCCGTGAACCTGCTGGAAGGGCTATTCCATTATCAGACCAAGTTCGGGGTCATCAACAACAGCGAGACGCACGCTTTCGAGATGTGGTTTGACGGGGAACGCACCACCTACCACTACATTCCCGAGGACGTCGCTACCGGTGAGAACTTCCACGAGCAGATTACCGAGGACTACCCTCACACGAACGTCCGCCAGTCTTTCGAGAGCGTCCCCGATGGGATGTTTCAGGCCGACCATGCGCTCGCCGGAGCCCGGTTCAACCTCATGCGCGATCCCACCTACCCGATCAAGAGTATCGAAAACGGGGGGTTCGGGACTCGCAGCCGTGGGAACACCCGCGATCCCTACAAAGACTTGATCGGCCCGTTCACCCGAGACGACGATTCTCGGATCATGTTTCAACTCGTGTTCTATCCCGTGAAACGGGGCTGGCTACGTCGAAAGCAGGTCAACAGGCGGGCAGAAGCACTCCGAGGTGAACACGCCGAGTTACTCCACAGTCGAGACGCCACCAAACAGGAAAAAGAGGCTGCTCGGGTCATTGAGGAGCAGAAGAATCGCGATATATTCGGCGTCGAGATGCGGATGCTCGTTTCGGCACCGACGGAAGACCGTGCCACCAATCGGCTTGAGAGTCTTACCAGCCAGATCGAGAGCCGCTACCGGACGAACCTCAATCAGCGCTTCTACGCGAGTCCGGCGTCGAGCTACCTGCCGGGATGGAACGGTCGCGCTGTTCGCGACCTCGCGAAATCAGTCGTGACCCGCGACCTCGATCGTAAATCCAGTATTGAATGTACGCCGGAGGAACTCGCCGGACTCGCTCACCTGCCGAGCGACGACGTGCAGAACCAGCATATCGACTGGACCAACACGAGAGCCGGTGATCCCGTGCCGATCGGGACACCGCGCTTCGATTGGGAAGGGGAGAATCTCAATCCGATCGAGCTCACCCCTCACGAGAAACAAGACGTGCTGCTATCGAGCAGTTACCAGGACAGTCCTTACTGGTTAGGACGCGGTGCTCGGAAGGCGACAGAGGCCGGAATCCACCCGGAGCAGCTGAAACTGCATATGTTCGTCGGCGGGTCGACCGGGTTCGGGAAGACCACGCTCTTGAAGAACCTCTTTACGCAGATGATTCGGCGGGACTACGGAGCGCTGTTCTACGACCCGAAAGCCGACGACGCTCGCGATTTTGTCTCGATGGTGCCCGAGGACCGGCGAGACGATCTAGTTTACATTGAGATCGGCGGCAACCGCGAGCAGACGGTCGGGTTCAACTTCTTAGAGATACCAGGCAATCCCGAACCCGAATCTGCTCAGTTCGCCGAGTCTGTCGAAGCAATGGCGGACGATATAGAGGCGCTCGTCTCTCAGGCCGGTGGTTCAGACGAGTATTGGGGACCGCGTATGAGCCGTGTCGTTCGGAACATGGCCCGAGGGATGGCTAAGAGCGGTCGGAATCTGACGCTGCTGGATATGTATTATGCGTTGATCGACGAGCGCGGTCGCCAGGAGTACGCCGAGCACCTATCCGACGAGCGAATCGAGTGGATCGTCGACTATGCGAGTCGGCAGCTAGCCGACATGGACGACAGCGACATTGAGCCGTTGATCGGTCGCCTACAGCAGTGGGTCGAGTCCGACCTCATGCGCTCGATCGTCTCGCACCCGGAATCGACGTTTAGCGTCGAGGAGGCCGTCGCCGAGGGGAAGATCATCGTGGTGCGAGACATGACCTCGACGGGCGGAACAGCGGGGACGCTCATCGCGACGGCGCTCATTCGGCGTGTGTGGTCGGCGGTGCAGAAACTACAGGACGACGAGGAGCGCGAAGACCCGCCGATGTTCTACTCGATCCTCGACGAGTTCGATAAGATCGTGAGCGGTCAGTCGTCGATCGCCGAGATCCTGTCGCTGGCACGGGCGTACAACCTGTCGATCATTCCTGCTTGCCAGGACCTCACCAACCAGTTGCGCGGCGAGGAGGGGATTCAGGACGCGATTCTCGGCCAGTGCCAGACGTTCGCGAACTTCAATCCCCAGCGCCACAAAGAGGCACAGACGATCGTTACCCGCCACAGCGATGAGGTCAGCGCGAGCGACCTCACGAACCTACCTCAGTACCAGTTCTATATGCGCAACCGCGACGATAACGGGGAGTTTACCTATTCGTACAAGGTCAACGGCTTCCCGCCGATCGACGAGGTACTCGACGAGCAGAGCGCCAGCGAGGAGGAGGTCGACGCCATGATCGAGCGGTCGCTCGAACAGTACGCGACCGAGCGAATGACCTCGCAGGAAATCCGCGACAGTTCGGAGTTCCGATCGGGTGGCGACGCCGATCCCGAGGCGATTGCCGCCGGGCTCGACAGCGGCAAGGACGAGGACACCCGCCAGCGTGACGAACTGTTCGCAGCGGTCGAGCGCGCGCAAGTGCGCAACGACATGATCGGCGAGTTTGTCCACCACGAGAAGGTGCGTGAAGCGTGGGCGACGATCGCCGAGGGCAATCTTGGGTATCTCAGCGAGACGGCGAATCAGATCGAGGAAGCCGACGACGAGTATCTTGAACAGCAGCGCCAGAACAACGAGGTTCACGCTCGGCTCACCCCGGAGGGTCGCGAGGTCGCCGGGCTCGTACAGAATACCGGGTCGTCGGGATCGGGCGGTGGACTAGATCACCGCTGGGTACTCTCACAGTCGAAACTCGCCTACGAGCGGATGGGTTACGTCGTGTCGCTCCCGACCCAAGACGAGGAGGGCGAGCTCCCCGACGGCGTGGCGATCATGCCGGTCGACCCCACCGAGGCCGAGACAGTCGGGGAAATGCACGACCTCGAAAACCAGCTGAAAACCGAGTTCGGCGAAGTCTACGAGTATAGCGAGGGCCGGGACGTGTCGATCGAGGCGGAGACGTCGACGATCACGAAGCCGATGCAGACGATGACCAACCTTCGGAAAGCGATGGACGCCAAGATGAAGTGCGTCTTTACCACGAAGGATGGCAGCTACGATGAGGACAGCGAGGCCGCCGAGGAGATCGACCACGCAAGCCTGTTCGAGTATTGGGCGCGGCGCGGCGAGCGGATCATGTACGACGACGACCTGGACAACCTGATATTCGCTCGCGAGCAAGACGACGACGACAATCGCTGGTTCTACAACAAATCAAAGCAGTTCACGATCGAGGAAGATCCCGACCTCGTTGCCTTGCGACCCGCCAACGAAAGCGGATCGAACGAAACCGTGTGGCGTGACGACGGCGACGAGATCGTACTCGCCGACGACCTCGGCGAGATACATGCTCGGTTCTCCGGCCCGAAGGACATCGCCGATCCACCACGCGAGGACTTTCCGGCGTACTACGAGTATGACAAAGAGGAGGAAGGCAACTTCCACGTCCAACTCGGCGGCGAATCCAAAGTCTATCAGACGAAAGACGAGCTACAGGCTGAGTGGACGCCCGTGAAAGAGCCCTTCGTGCCCGGTGTCGAGTTTACCGACGAGCACGGCGAGCCGAACACGCCCACCGAGGACGACTTTGAGTTCGTGATCTTCCCCGATGCGAACAACGACGAGTACGACGAGCCGATGATCTACGAACAGGGCGAGGTCACGCGCCCGCTGCTTCCCAAGGAGATGAATATGCCGTCGTCGGTCGTCGAGCGCGATCCCGACGAGGTTGATACCGAAAGCGAAGGTGAATCCGAGGGAGCGGGCGACGTCGAGAGCGAGGAGAGCCCGGCAGCCAAGGATTCCAACGATGGGACAACCGACACCACTGCCGAAGCAGAGGCAACTGCTTCCGAAGGTAGTCCGCCCGGAGATTCAACGACCAGTGAGGCAGAGGAAGGCGAGAAAGAAGGTGGAGACTCGGAGTATGTTAGTGAGGGTGTGAAAGCCGAAGATGGTGAGGATGTAGAAGATGCTTCCGATGCTACGGAAGGTGGAGATGGTGAAGATGGTGGTAACGCTGAGGATGGGACGTTAGATGAAGAATCTGCGAGCGGCGACGAGGAACAGACTACCTCGGAGGACGAATCGACTAACCAACAGGACGAGGAAGAAGGGAACGAAAAGGAACAACAGAACCAGTCCGATCAGCTCCCCCGACTATAG